A region of the Candidatus Methylomirabilota bacterium genome:
GCCGCCGTGGGCGCCGTCGTGGCGCGCGTGGAACTCGACGGCGCGGCGCAGGCCCTCGCGGCCCTCGGCCTCGTTCCACTCCCACACGACGCGCCGCCCGTCGCGCGTGAGCCAGCGGCCCGAGCGGAACGCGAGCCCCATGTAGACGCGGAGGCCGTAGCGCCCCGCGCGCTCGACGACGTACTCGCCGAGCCCGCCGATCTCCATGACGGTCGTGACGCCGCCGCGCAGCAGCTCGGCCATCGAGAAATCCACGCAGGCGCGGCCGGCCTCGTCGTCCTGGGCCGCGCTCCGCACCGGCAGCATCTCGAAGAGGCCCGAGTACCAGAACTGCGGGCTGCCGCGGTCCTCGATGAACGAGCGGTCGAGCGGCGAGCCGCCGAGGTGGGCGTGGGTCGAGATGAGCCCTGGCGTCACCACGCGGTCGGCGGCGTCGACCGTCTCGTCCACGGTGCCGTCGAAGCGCGGCCCCACATGGAGGATGCGGTCGCCCTCGAGCACGACCACGCCGTTCCGGAGCAGCCGATGGCCGCGGCCGTCGAAGGCGATGACGGCGCCGGCCCGGATCGCGGTGCGTCGCGTCGCGCTCATGACTGGCCTCCGCTTACACGACTCGGGCCGCCCGTGTCAATCGCCCGCCGGCTCCGCTTGCCAGCCGCCCGTGAATGCGGTATCAGCGTGGGTCGTCGGGACGCACCAGGGGAGGGTCGCCATGCCGCGCCAGATAAAGGTCGCCGCCGCGCAGATGGGTCCGAACAACGAGGGCACGCCCCGCGAGGAGATCGTCGAGCGGATGCTCGCGCTCCTGGAACTGGCGATCCGTGACGGCGTCGAGGTCGTCGCCTATCCCGAGATGGCGCTGACGACCTATTTCCCGAAGAAGATCCGCCCGGACTTCGAGCAGTTCTTCGAGACCGAGGTGCCGCCCAAGGCCCTCGAGCCGCTCCTGCGGCGCGCGGCTCAGGCGCGCGTGGCCGTGCACGCGGGCTTCTGCGAGAAGGCCGACGGCCGGCGGTTCAACTCGGCGCTGCTCACCGACCGCGACGGCCGCCTCTGCGGCACGTTCAGAAAAATCCACCTCCCCGGCACGAAGGCGCCGGACGGCTTCGCGCAGGTCTACGAGCCCTACTACTTCGCCCACGGCGACTCGGGCTACAAGGTCTTCGACTGCGCCGGCGCCAGGGTGGGCATCGCGATCTGCCAGGACCGCCGCTACCCCGAGAGCTACCGCTGCCTCGCGCTCGAGGGCGCCGAGCTCATCCTGATCGGGTACAACACGCCGACCTCCCCGC
Encoded here:
- a CDS encoding nitrilase-related carbon-nitrogen hydrolase, translating into MPRQIKVAAAQMGPNNEGTPREEIVERMLALLELAIRDGVEVVAYPEMALTTYFPKKIRPDFEQFFETEVPPKALEPLLRRAAQARVAVHAGFCEKADGRRFNSALLTDRDGRLCGTFRKIHLPGTKAPDGFAQVYEPYYFAHGDSGYKVFDCAGARVGIAICQDRRYPESYRCLALEGAELILIGYNTPTSPLALELNELCMRAGAYANLCFVVGVAKAGVEDGVELIGGSCIINPLGQVLARAATTGDELVVARLDLDQMAPVRKRWNFLGRRQPQHYARVLKPVTE